The Nitrospira sp. sequence GGCTTCTGGCCGTTGCACCGAAGCTGCGGATTCTCGTCCTCACCAGTTACGCCGAGGATACCACGGTGATGGCTGCCGTTCAGAACGGGGCGCATGGATATGTGCTCAAGGATGTCCGCATGGATGACCTCATCCGTGCCATTCGCACCGTCGCCACCGGTCAGGGCTATCTGGACCCACGAGTGACCCAGCAGGCGCTCCACTGGATTCGGACCAGCTCACATCTGGGCGTGACTCCCCAAGGAGTCTCCCGATTATCCCCGCAGGAACGCCTCATTCTGCCTCTCCTGGCGGAAGGAAAAACAAACAAAGAGATTGCGGTCCAGCTTCGTTTGAGCGATAAGACGGTGAAAAATTACCTGGCGAATATCTTCGATAAGCTGCATGTCAAACGTCGAACGGAAGCCGTCGCCTGGTTTATGAAGGAAACACATGTGCCCGGGGCCGCCCGAAGTCCTAAATTCTAGGGCTCCTGTGACCTTCTAGCGCTCGCCTGTCCTCGTGAAAACTTCTTTATCCCACCCCCCTTCTGGTCTTGTAGGATCGACGGGCTCTATGCTATTCCCTAATTGTTGTTCCAGGATCGGTCCATCTGCGAAGGAGAACGGGCTCGCCTCGCAGTTTCATCCGACCTAAACACCGAGATTCGTCTCTATGGGTTCGCCATCGAATACTGATCGGGCACTGTCCGTCGAACTTGCCCAGTTACGGCATCAAGTCCTCGAACTGCAGCAGGCTTTAGCCAATGCAGGACAAGACCATCTCCTCGCACAAGCGTGGGCGCTTGGGGCTGCCCAGGTCGGAACATGGGAATGGGAAGTCAGCACGAATCGTGTCATCTTGTCCTTGGAAACCGAACGGATCTTCGGCCTTCTTCCCGGATCCTTCGACGGCACCTATCAAGGATTCATCGCCCTCGTCCACCCAGAGGACCGTCAGCCGTTCAGCGCCGCCATGGCGACGGCAGTGGAAGACCGGACGTTCTATCGCATCGAACATCGCATCATGACTCCGCGTGGAACCATCCGGTGGGTTGCGTGCCGCGGCCGGGCCATGTGCAACGGGAACAAACCCGTGGCGGGCATGGTCGGCACTATTGAAGATATCACCGCGTGTCAACAGTCGGAACCGGTCCAACAAGGCATTCAAGAAACACTTGAAGCACATGTCCGTGAACACGCGACAGGATCAGAACAGGCCGTGCTCGATCTCAAGAAAGAAATCGAGCGGAGACAACAGGCTGAATCAGCGCTCAGGGCCAGTGAGCTATCCTACCAATCGCTGTATGAGCAGAACCCCTTCATGTACTTCACGCTGACTCCCGACGGGACCGTGTTATCCGTGAACCGCTTTGGTGCGGATCAACTCGGATATCCCAAAGAGGACCTCATCGGCCAATCGATCCTGAACGTGCTTGACCCAAAGGATCAGCAGACCGTGTTGTCACAACTCAAAGCCTGTGCGGCCACTCCATACTCGCCTTTACAGTGGGAAGTTCAAAAGATCAGGAGCGACGGAACACGGCTGTGGGTCAAAGAGCGGGCGCGCGCGATTCACGACCAAACCGGCCGCATCTTTGTGCTCGTCGTCTGTGAAGACATCACCGAGCGTAGGCGGGCTCAAACCCAGCTGCATGAAGCCTCGCGTTTGCTCTATACGCTTGTCGAAGAATCGGCATTCCCACTCGTCCGTCTTGATCGAGAAGGACGGGTGATCAGCTGGAACCATGCTGCCACACGCCTGTTCGGCTGGTCTGAAGAGGAGGTGTTGGGGCGTGAACTCCCTTATGTTCCCCCGGGTGAGGAAGCAACGGCCGATGCATTATGGCAAGCGGGGATCAACGGAGAGTTGGCCGGCCCGGTGGAGCTCAGACGCCGACGAAAGGACGGTCAGATACTCGACCTCCTCCTTTGGCCCGTCTGCGTCCATGACGAGTTCGGACAGCTCTCGATGGCCGTCGGCTTGTATGTCGATCTCTCGGACCTGAGACGAGCCGAGGAAGCCAAGGTCAAGAGCGAAGCTCGCCTCCGTTCATTCCTGGACGCTCTGGACGACTTGGCGTTTGAATTCGACCGGGACGGGAGATATCTCAACGTGTGGACCCGGAACGAAGATAAACTTCTTCTTCCCAAACAAGATCTCATCGGCAGACACGTCACGGATGTCTTCGGACCTGAAGCCGGCGCGCATTATCTCACCGCGATTCGTCAGGTCGTCGATACAGGCGAAACAGCCACGGTTGAATACATCGTACCGTTGGAAGGGGCTTTACGACACTTTGCCGGGACCTTAACACTCATCCCGGCGAGTGGGGAACATCAGGCCACAGTGGGTTGCATCGTACGCGACATCACCGAAAGTCGCCTCGCCGAAGAGCAAGTTCGGGAGAGCGAGATGCGCTGGAGAGCGCTCTATGAACATGCGGGAGTCGGAATTGCCCAGCTCGACTTAGACGGACGGTTTCTCAGAGTAAATTCGCACCTGTGCGGGATGTTGGGGTATTCGTTGGAGACGATGTTCCGGACGAGGTTTCAAGAACTCACACATCCCGATGACCTCGCAGCCAATCTTGACTATCTTGACGAATTGCTCGAGGGAAAACGTCCTTCCTACTCGATGGAAAAGCGGTATCGTCGGAGCGACAACACCTGGACATGGGTCGACTTGACCGTTTCGCTTGTCCGGAATGCCTCAGGCAATCCGGCCTATTTCATCGCCGTTGTTCAGCATATCGATGATCGAAAGCAGGCAGAAACCCATTTGCGAAAAAGCGAACAGGCAATCCGATCGTTGCATGAAGCCACGTCACATCCCGGGCTCACCTTCGACCAGCGCATTCAAACCGTCTTGGAGATCGGCTGTCGCCGTTTTCACCTCCCCATCGGCTTCGTCACCAGTGTTCGCGGCGATCAACTGGAGCTGACGCACGTTTGGCCGTCAAATGGCTCTTTCACGCCCGGCATGCGCATGCCGTTGTCTCAGACCTGTTGTGGCGAGACGTTGAAGGCGAATGATGTCGTGTGCTTTAACCATGTCGGAGCCTCAGCGTGGTCCAACCATCCCGGCTATAAGAACCTCGGACTTGAATGCTACATCGGCACCACATTGATCGATCAAGAGCGGCCACACGGCACAATCTGTTTTATGGGACCCGAGCCTTCTCCCAACCGCTTTAGCCAAGCCGACAAGGATTTTTTACAACTCATGGCGCGCTGGATCAGTGGAGAACTCCTGCGAAGAGACTCTGAACAAGCCTTGAAAGAACAAGAAGCGCTTTTACGGGCGGTCATCGAAACGGCGACTGACGCGATTTTCATGAAAGATGGCGATGGACGCTACCGGTTCATCAATTCAGCCGGAGCGCTGGTCATTGGAAAGTCTACCACCGAAATTATTGGGAAGAGCGATGACGCAATCTTTCCTCCGGCCATCGCAACGCGTCTCATGGCCGATGATCAAAAGGTTTTTTCTGGAGCTGTGCAGCGACAATTTGAGGAGATTCTTCCGATGAAGGGAGAATCTCGGACTTTCTATTCGATCAAAACCCCTCACCGGGATCGGACCGGCCGGATCGTCGGCTTGGTCGGCGTGTCACGTGACATGACCCACGTCAAACGTGCTGAGCAAGCCCTGCGTCTCACCCAGATCGCTGTCGACCGGTCCGCCGACCTCGTCTTTTGGATCGACAAATCAGCGCGCTTTCTCTACGTCAACGACGCGTCCTGTCAGCGGTTGGGGTACACACATGAAGAACTCCTCCGCATGACCGTTGCCGATATCGATCCCGATCATCAGATGGACCGGTGGCCTGAACATTGGGAAGAGCTGCGCCGGTCAGGCCGCCTCCGCTTCGAATCACGACACCGTGCTCAATCGGGAGAAACCTATCCCGTCGAAGTTGTCGCCAATTTCGTTGCCGTCGAAGGCCGTGAATACAACTTCGCCTTCGTTCGCGACATCTCCGAGCGGAAACGCTCGTATTCACTCCTGCAAGCCGCCATCAACTCAGTCGCCGACGGTTTACTCGTCATCGATCGACAAGGTACGGTGACGAGTGTCAACCAGCGCTTCCTACATCTATGGAATATTCCACACACACTGGCCGATAACCGAGACGACGCGGCATTGCTGGCGTTTATGGCGGACCAACTTCGGGACCCTCAAGCCTTCTTGAGGAAGGTTCGCGAGCTCTATACGTATCGTGAACAAGAAAGCTTCGATGTGCTCGAATTCAACGATGGACGCGTCTTCGAGCGCTTTTCACGACCTCAGATTCTCGCCGGGGAAATCGTCGGCCGTGTCTGGAGTTTTCGTGATATTACCGAGCAGAAGCGCGCCGAGAAAGCGCTACGTGATAGCGAGCTGAGGCTCCAGCATTTTGTCGCGGAAGCTCCGGTCGGGCTGTGTATTCTGGATCAAGACTGGTGCACGATCTGCGCCAACAAAGCCTTGTGTGAGTTAACGGGGTATGAAGAGCATGAAATCGTCGGAAGCACGTACGCCCTATATACGCATCCGGATGATCTCTCGGCCAACATCGTATTGACGGATGAGTTTTTTCGAGGAGTCCGATCGAGCTACGCCTATGAAAAACGGTACATTAGGAAATCAGGTGAAATCATTTGGGTCTCAGTCAAGGCGACCCGTATCGAGTTATCAGACAAAACCGGACCCTTTCTCCTTGCCGCAATTCAGGATATCACCGAGCGCAAGCTGGCGACTGAAGAACGAGAGCAATTGAGCCGGGATCTGCACGATAACATTTTGCAAGCGCTCTATGCCGTCGGTATGCAGCTGGAGGCCGGCAAGCTCTCCTTGGGACGCTCCACCCGCCGGTCGAAAGCGCATATGACTCAAGCCGTCACCCAACTCAACAACCTCATGGTCGATGTTCGGCGCTTCATTGCCCCATTGACCCAACGGACGCCCGCGAAGTTGGACTTCGGACAAGCACTGGAACAACTGACCGCTTCGATGACAGGCGCCGACCATACCACACCTGAGCTGGACATCAAGACCCCCGTCCTGTCCTTCATCACTCCCCAACTGGGAGAGCAACTCCTCAGTATCGCACGCGAGGCTCTCAGCAATAGCATGCGCCATGCTCGTGCCTCCCGTCGATGGGTGTGTCTGAGTCTGATGGATAATACGATCCGTTTAGTCATCGGTGACGACGGCGTCGGCTTTGCTCCCAAGCGCAAGCGTCGCACGGGTCACGGACTCAGCAATATGGCAGCCCGCGCCAGACGCCTCCTTGCCACGTTTGCTCTCGATAGCACGCCGGGGCTGGGCACAACTATTACCGTGGATATTCCATTGAAAAAGGGCACTGTCTATGAATAGATCCCCACTGATTCGGCTGGTCATCGTGGATGATCATGAAGTGGTGCGCATCGGTCTCTGTGCTGTCCTCAATCTCACACCCGGGATGAAGGTCGTGGGCCAGGGAAAGCGAATGGAGGAAGCAAAAAAACTCTGTCTCCGGCTCAAGCCGGATCTCGTGCTGCTGGACATCCGATTACCGGACGGGAGCGGGGTGGACGCCGCCCGCGAAATTCTTACGAAGTGTCCTCAAACCCGTGTACTGTTCCTGACGAGTTTTGCGGATGATCATACCGTGTTGGAAGCGATTCTCGCCGGCGCTCACGGATACATCCTCAAAGACATCGCTTCCAAGGCTCTCGTGCGTGCCATTCGGACCGTGGCTTCCGGACAAGCGCTCATTGACCCGCGGTTGACAAAACATACGTTGGAATGGCTGAAGAATCTGTACAGTGAGCCGGGGCAATCGAAACGCCCGCTCCTTTCTCCTCAGGAGCAACGGCTCCTGCCCTTGGTAGCGAGAGGCCTGACGAATAAAGAGATCGCGCATGATCTACGGCTGAGCGAAAAGACCATCAAGAACTACCTCTCAAATATCTATTCAAAGCTGAGTATCGGACGACGGTCGCAGATTGCCGCCTTCTATGCCGGAAGTTTTAAAGGCTCTGGTTCGCAATTACCCCTGGACACTCCCTAAGTCCGACAGGGCCTGCGACTCGGAGACGGGGTGAGCTGCTTCACCGTGCAGCACGCTCAGTCGATAGAATTGACACCTTGGAAGTCACTGACTAGGATACACCTCACCGTCGATTCTATTTTCCCCAGATGTGTCATCGTTCGACTGTGAGGAGGTGTTAATGTCCGACGCTCGTTTGTCCGAATCCCGAGAGACACTTTCATCACCTAAGCCCTCTCACTCAGCCAGCAATCAGGTCGAGGCGGTGTTCGAGGCGGTCGTCTTCGCCAGTCGATGGATTCAAGCACCGCTCTATGCCGGCCTCATCGTCGCGGAACTGCTGTACGCCTACAAATTTCTCCTCGAGCTCTGGGAAATGGTAATCCACATCAACCAAATGAATGAAACCGTGTTCATGCTAGGAGTCTTGGGTTTGATTGACGTGACCATGGTGGCCAATTTGCTGACCATGGTCGTGATCGGCGGGTACGCAACGTTCGTCAGCAAGCTGGATTTGGAACAGCATCCGGACCGCCCGGATTGGCTCACACACGTCGATCCCGGGACGATCAAAATCAAACTCGCGGCCTCGCTGATAGGGATCTCCAGCATTCATCTCCTGAAAGCCTTCGTCGACGTGGCGAACGAGAACCCTGAACATATCAAGTGGAAAATCTTTATCCACATGACTTTCTTGGCCTCGGCCATCCTCTTGGCCTGGACCGATAAGATCATGCAGAAAGACAAGAAGCACTGAACGCTTCATGGAACCAGTTCGTCACAGGTAGGCGTGCATGACCGGTCTCCATTTGAATCAAGGCCGGCCCGGCAATAACTACGAACAGCGTGCGAGCGCGACAATACGCTAGCGTGAGAGTACTTCAGGAACCCACGAGGCGGTCACAGACTTGATCGCTTCGACAGTGAGTGGTCCATCGAGATATCCGTCGATGTGACACGTCCTATTGGCAGGAAGATCGCTGTCGGATAGCCCGCGCCCGAGGGCGACTATGTGAAGGCTTGGTAAACGTTCCTTGAGTTGCAGCACGTTCATGCGTTCCGTCTCATCGACCACCCGGTCGAAATCCGCAAATAGCAACAGCGGTGTCGGTATGGGGCGTAGACTTCTCAGTTCCTCCACGGAAATGACCGTTTGAACTCGACAGCCGAGTTTTTCTAACGTTCTCACAAGAACGGTCTGACTGACCACGTCTTTCATCATGACCAGCGCATTCCCAGGCTCGAAAGCCGGCTTCCGACTATCACTGGCTCGAGCAAGCGATAAATCAAACCAAAATTGGCTTCCTTTCCCGGGCTCACTTTCGAATTCCAGCGTTCCGCCCATCAGCTCGACGAGCTGTTTGGCGAGTGCCAATCCCAACCCGGTCCCGCCATACCTGCGTCGATCGGACCCGTCTGCTTGCACAAACGGCTGGAACAATCGGTAGGCAGCCGACTTACTGATCCCGATCCCGGTGTCACTGACGAGAAATCGGATACGGCTGGCCCCTGGTTGCAGCCCAGACGACAACTCGCCGGACGATGGCGCAACCAGTTGGACACGCAACCAAACCTCTCCCCGCTCGGTAAATTTCACAGCGTTGCTGAGCAATACCGATAGAAGACGGCCGATACGGACCGGATCGCCCCAGAGCTTCATCGGCACCGTCGATGCGATTTCGTGACGAAGGAGAAGACCTTTCTCTTCCGACCGCTCTTGAAACAGAGCGAGATTCTCGTTGATCACCGCACTCAACACAAATTCCTCCCGGATGAGCATGACTCGCCCTGATTCCAATTTGGAAAAGTCCAAGATATCGTTCACGATTTCGAGCAAGGCTTTGGCGGACAGCCGAATCGTCTCGGCACAATCCCGCTGCTCCGGCGTCAGCTCGGTCTCAAGCAACAATTCATCCATCCCGATAATGCCGTTCATTGGAGTACGAATCTCATGGCTGATCGTGGCAAGAAATTCAGATTTCAACCGAGCCCCTTCAAGAGCCCCGTCTCGAGCCTGAACCAGCTTGTCCTGGCTGTCCCGCAATTCTTGCATGGCTTGACCGGCTCGTAACATGTATCGCACCCGGTGTTTCAGCAACAGGCCATTGATCGGCTTGACGATGAAATCGGTAGCTCCGGCATCATACGCTTGAGTAACGGACTGATAGTCTTCCAGCCCTGTCATGATGAGTACAGGTGTATGCATGCCTTCCGGCAACCGCCGCAACTCGGCACAGACGGCAAATCCATCCATTTCAGGCATCATGATGTCCAACAGCACCAGATCAGGACGGGTCCTGACGAACACCTCAAGCCCTCGTCGACCATGTTCGGCCTCTTCAACCAACCAGCCTGATTGCTCAAGCGCTTCACGGGCCAGCAATCGCGCGACGGAATCATCGTCGATGATCAGAACGGTCGGGCAATGCTCTTCCATCATGCTGCGGACCTCCCCTTCTCCAGCTCTGCTTGAAAGGCGGTACACACAGCCGTGTAATGTTGCTCGAGTTCGCTCAAGATTTCGTGAGCACGATCCAGATCTTGACCGGCACCCATCAGTTCCAATTCGCGACAGTCGGCAGCTAGAACGGAGGCTCCGAGTTGGGCGCTGCTCGACTTCAGACAATGCGCGGAAGCCCGCAACTCAGCCGCATTCTTTGACAGGACAGCGCGGCGTATCCGATCGATCATCGCTGGTGACGCGTCGATGTATTCAGACAAGATGCGAGCGAAGATGTCCGGGTGGCCAGGCCGTTGCAATTCGCGGATGGCAGCCAACGCCGCTTGATCGATGATCGTCACGTCAACACGTGTGTCATCACGAGTCCCCACTCTCTGAGGAACGGTTGGTTGTCGGCCACACGTCTCCAGCGATGGCGAACTCGGCGTTACGCCGCACCCTTCTACTGGCTCGGCTTTCCCCCTCGGCAGCCAACGAGCCAATACATGTTCGAGTTGTGAAGGTGTATAGGGTTTCGTCAGGTAGTCGTCCATGCCGGCGGCCAGGCAAAGGTCCCGGTCTCCCTGCATCGCATGCGCCGTCAGAGCCACGATCGGCACCCGGCGGATGCCTATATCCCCCACTCGCTGGGCTTCATGTTCTCTGATCAACCGGGTTGCGGCAAGACCGTCCATCTCAGGCATCTGGCAATCCATGAAGACGAGCGCATAGTCCGTCACGGCTGTTGCTGCGACCGCTTCTCGCCCGTTCTCAGCGGTATCGATCAGGCAATTGAACGCTTCCAGCATGCCGTACGCGACCTCGCGGTTCACCGGGTTGTCCTCAACCAGCAGAATGCGCACTTCGGCGGATCCGACCGGTTGATGATCGACGTTTTCAGACTCAACCTCATGTCCTCCTAAGATGGGAGATAACACCGGGCTGTGAACGGGATTGCATTGCGCGAAATAGGCGGTAAACCCGAAGATAGACCCCTTACCCGGATGACTCCAGAGCTCGATGTTTCCACCCATCAATGTGACAAGCTGCTTGACGATTGCGAGCCCCAAGCCGGTCCCACCGTATTTCCTGGTGGTCGAACCATCGGCCTGGGAAAATGCGTCGAAGATGTGGGCTTGAACTTCGGGAGCAATGCCGATGCCGGTATCATGGACCGTAACGGATAGTCCGTGCAGATCCCCCCTCTGATCCTCAAGAGCAACACATACCTTAATGCTTCCCTGTTCCGTGAATTTGACGGCATTTCCGACCAGATTCACGACGATTTGTCTCAGCCGGATCGGATCGCCGAGCAGATACCCAGGGATATCACGGTCGATCTGCCAGGAAAGTGTCAGCTGTTTCTTCTGCGCTGCCGGTCCTAACAGATCAACCGCTTCCTGGATCGTCCGACGAACTTCGAAGGGAATCGCCTCAAGCTGCAGTTTCCCGGCCTCGATCTTCGAAAAGTCCAAAATGTCGTTGATGATGGCGAGTAATACCGTGCCGGATCGGTGGATCGATTCCGCCAAATGCCGCTCTCTGTGACCAAGCGCACATCGCAGCAAAAGATCCGCCATGCCCAACACTCCGTTCATGGGAGTGCGAATTTCGTGACTCATGTTTGCCAGGAACTGACTCTTGGCGCGACTGACGGCCTCGGCAGTTTCCTTGGCATGACGAAGCGTTTCTTCTGCCGATTTTTGATCAGTGACATCGATATTGATTCCGACCATACGGTTCGACAACGCAGCGTCGCTCTTGATCGCAGTCCCGCGCCCAAGAATCCACCGATAGGAGCCGTTCTTATGACGAAGACGATGCTCAAGTTCGAATCGAGATGGCCGTGCGAGCAAATACGCCTCGATGGTATTCCAAACACGGTCGTAATCCTCAGGGTGGAGCCGGCTTTTCCACTCCGCGAATGTATTGCCCAACTCGTGATCCTCATACCCAAGTTGCCGCTTCCATTCAGGCGAGAGATACACAACATTCGATTTCAAATCCCAGTCCCAAATCCCAATGTTCGCGCTCTGGACCGTCATCGTCAGCCGTTCTTCACTGGTTCGCAACGCCTGCTCAACCTTCCGTCTATCGGCAGCCTCGATGGCTAAAGCCACCGCATTGGCGATGGACGTGGCGAAATGTTGCTCTTCGCGCGTCCAACGTCGCATAGGGCCGATATGCTCATGACAGATCACACCGATCATCCTGCCTTCCGAGAGAATCGGAACGTCGAGCATGGACGTAATCCCCAGCGGCGCCAAATACCCCTCGGCAAATTCCGCAGTCCTCGGATCGGCTTGCGCATCATCGGCTGATACGATTCGCTCGGTATCCAGCTCCTGAAAATACCGGGGATATGCGATCGCCGACAGTTCGAGGCCTTGGGAATGTTCTCGAGTGGTCAATTGATAGAGATTGACGCACTGAATGGCGGACCGATCCGCCGTAAAGAACCAGATACTGACTCTCGCTGCATGAAGACACTCCGCTGCCACGCGTGTGACGGCTTGAAATGCTTCTTGAAGATTACCCCCGTAGACTTGCGGGCTTTTGGCCACTTCCGACAACCCCGCCTGAATTCGACGAAGAAGGCCTTCGGTCTGTTGCCGCTCTCGCTCTACCCGCTTCTCCTGACTGATGTCTCTGAACACGAGCACCGCGCCGGTGACGGTGCCATTCGAAAGCATGGGGGTCACGACCAGCGAGATGGGCACAAACTGACCGTCCGTTCTCACCAACAAACCATCGTCCGTTCGGTACGGTTCGCCGGAGGCAAGCGTCGGCAGCGTGGCATCGGTGATGAGACAGTGTTCTCGGTATTCTTCGGGTCCCGGAGAGATCATCCGATAGACAGGACGATCGCCTAGGGCATGCGCGGCTTCTCCCAACAGTTGCTCGGCGTGGGGATTCATCATCTGAATCTTCCACGCCGCATCCACGACGCACAGTCCATCTCCCAGCGCGTGCAAAACCGCCTGGAGTTTGTTTCGCTCCTGTGCGAGCTGAGTTTCGCTGGTTTGTTTGAGTTGCGCATAGAGATCCTGCATCTCCTTTGAAGAGAGGGCCAGCGATCGTTCCAGGAGCGCATGACCTTGATCGGCTTCCATATAGCTCCGGCTGATCCTCTCCAGCAGGTCACTCCACACCTCCGGCGACGGTGGGAGATGCTCTTGATCTAGGCCTAACCGCCTCAGTTGTCGTGTCAGTAGGGGGTGCATGAGAAATCACGCCGCTTCGCTCAGCGTCGTCAACGTCATCGTCTGATTGTGAAGATCGCAGGTTTCCGCCGTAAACGGAGAAATTTCCCCATAGGAATAGAATCCGATCTGCTGCGTCCCTTTGGGAAACACATCCAGAGTGGCCTCGGTTTCCTCTTCTGTCCGCTCTCCGAGAACGAGTCGTCGACCGACGCAACTGATGGCAACGGCTAAGGTGCAAGAGTTGGCGTCGGCTGCTGACTTGGTGGAAAATGCCGCTTCGGACGCCCCATGGACGAGCCGATCAAAATTGGCCTTCATCAGCTGCGCGAGAGACCCTTCCGGAATATCGCCAGCGAAGGTCAGAGATTGTTCCTCTTCGTTCACCGCAAGAATCGTTCGAACCAGGCTCTTGGAATCTGCTTGATGGGCACGTAGTGCGAGCGGGAAGAGGAGGCCGGTTGCCGGCAAACCGGAGGCTCGATCACCAAGATACTCCTTATACAGCTGAAGAGCAGGACGGCCATCGAGCTCGAACAGGACGTTTCCACTTGATCTGGTAACACGCCGCTCATGGCCGAACCGATCCCAGCCACCCTTTGTTCCGTGCCCGATCCTGATGCGATCTCCATAGGTAACCGACAGCCGTCACAAAACCCGATTGAGGCCGGCGGTCCTGCAGCACCCAGGTCCGATGAAATCGATCACCATCGCCGGCCAATCCGCCGGTCACCACGACGGAAGGGGATACCTCTGAATTCAGGCCCCGTACCAGTTCGCTCCCGTTCACACAAAGGCCGTCCGAAAGGACAAGGATGCCTTTCAATCGTGGGTCGTTCAGCTGTCTGGCAATATGCTGCCCAGCGGTGAACGAATCTTCCGCTGAGTGAGCAGGAGCACCGGCCATCCGAAGATCCGTATGATCGAATCGGACAATCGCCGCGCTCACGCTCTCGTCGAAGATCTGCGTCCCTAAAATCTCGCCGGCGGTCGAGCAGCCGATGGCTGTCGAATGGGGGTATTCATCGACCAACTCGCGGATCGGGTTGTCCGCATCGATAAAAGTGGAAGAACCGAACAGCACGATCAGTGTCCGATGGGAATCTATCTGAGGCCGATTCTTGATGGACCACCCTTCACTACGAT is a genomic window containing:
- a CDS encoding TIGR00645 family protein, encoding MSDARLSESRETLSSPKPSHSASNQVEAVFEAVVFASRWIQAPLYAGLIVAELLYAYKFLLELWEMVIHINQMNETVFMLGVLGLIDVTMVANLLTMVVIGGYATFVSKLDLEQHPDRPDWLTHVDPGTIKIKLAASLIGISSIHLLKAFVDVANENPEHIKWKIFIHMTFLASAILLAWTDKIMQKDKKH
- a CDS encoding response regulator transcription factor gives rise to the protein MNRSPLIRLVIVDDHEVVRIGLCAVLNLTPGMKVVGQGKRMEEAKKLCLRLKPDLVLLDIRLPDGSGVDAAREILTKCPQTRVLFLTSFADDHTVLEAILAGAHGYILKDIASKALVRAIRTVASGQALIDPRLTKHTLEWLKNLYSEPGQSKRPLLSPQEQRLLPLVARGLTNKEIAHDLRLSEKTIKNYLSNIYSKLSIGRRSQIAAFYAGSFKGSGSQLPLDTP
- a CDS encoding response regulator; the encoded protein is MMEEHCPTVLIIDDDSVARLLAREALEQSGWLVEEAEHGRRGLEVFVRTRPDLVLLDIMMPEMDGFAVCAELRRLPEGMHTPVLIMTGLEDYQSVTQAYDAGATDFIVKPINGLLLKHRVRYMLRAGQAMQELRDSQDKLVQARDGALEGARLKSEFLATISHEIRTPMNGIIGMDELLLETELTPEQRDCAETIRLSAKALLEIVNDILDFSKLESGRVMLIREEFVLSAVINENLALFQERSEEKGLLLRHEIASTVPMKLWGDPVRIGRLLSVLLSNAVKFTERGEVWLRVQLVAPSSGELSSGLQPGASRIRFLVSDTGIGISKSAAYRLFQPFVQADGSDRRRYGGTGLGLALAKQLVELMGGTLEFESEPGKGSQFWFDLSLARASDSRKPAFEPGNALVMMKDVVSQTVLVRTLEKLGCRVQTVISVEELRSLRPIPTPLLLFADFDRVVDETERMNVLQLKERLPSLHIVALGRGLSDSDLPANRTCHIDGYLDGPLTVEAIKSVTASWVPEVLSR
- a CDS encoding PAS domain S-box protein gives rise to the protein MGSPSNTDRALSVELAQLRHQVLELQQALANAGQDHLLAQAWALGAAQVGTWEWEVSTNRVILSLETERIFGLLPGSFDGTYQGFIALVHPEDRQPFSAAMATAVEDRTFYRIEHRIMTPRGTIRWVACRGRAMCNGNKPVAGMVGTIEDITACQQSEPVQQGIQETLEAHVREHATGSEQAVLDLKKEIERRQQAESALRASELSYQSLYEQNPFMYFTLTPDGTVLSVNRFGADQLGYPKEDLIGQSILNVLDPKDQQTVLSQLKACAATPYSPLQWEVQKIRSDGTRLWVKERARAIHDQTGRIFVLVVCEDITERRRAQTQLHEASRLLYTLVEESAFPLVRLDREGRVISWNHAATRLFGWSEEEVLGRELPYVPPGEEATADALWQAGINGELAGPVELRRRRKDGQILDLLLWPVCVHDEFGQLSMAVGLYVDLSDLRRAEEAKVKSEARLRSFLDALDDLAFEFDRDGRYLNVWTRNEDKLLLPKQDLIGRHVTDVFGPEAGAHYLTAIRQVVDTGETATVEYIVPLEGALRHFAGTLTLIPASGEHQATVGCIVRDITESRLAEEQVRESEMRWRALYEHAGVGIAQLDLDGRFLRVNSHLCGMLGYSLETMFRTRFQELTHPDDLAANLDYLDELLEGKRPSYSMEKRYRRSDNTWTWVDLTVSLVRNASGNPAYFIAVVQHIDDRKQAETHLRKSEQAIRSLHEATSHPGLTFDQRIQTVLEIGCRRFHLPIGFVTSVRGDQLELTHVWPSNGSFTPGMRMPLSQTCCGETLKANDVVCFNHVGASAWSNHPGYKNLGLECYIGTTLIDQERPHGTICFMGPEPSPNRFSQADKDFLQLMARWISGELLRRDSEQALKEQEALLRAVIETATDAIFMKDGDGRYRFINSAGALVIGKSTTEIIGKSDDAIFPPAIATRLMADDQKVFSGAVQRQFEEILPMKGESRTFYSIKTPHRDRTGRIVGLVGVSRDMTHVKRAEQALRLTQIAVDRSADLVFWIDKSARFLYVNDASCQRLGYTHEELLRMTVADIDPDHQMDRWPEHWEELRRSGRLRFESRHRAQSGETYPVEVVANFVAVEGREYNFAFVRDISERKRSYSLLQAAINSVADGLLVIDRQGTVTSVNQRFLHLWNIPHTLADNRDDAALLAFMADQLRDPQAFLRKVRELYTYREQESFDVLEFNDGRVFERFSRPQILAGEIVGRVWSFRDITEQKRAEKALRDSELRLQHFVAEAPVGLCILDQDWCTICANKALCELTGYEEHEIVGSTYALYTHPDDLSANIVLTDEFFRGVRSSYAYEKRYIRKSGEIIWVSVKATRIELSDKTGPFLLAAIQDITERKLATEEREQLSRDLHDNILQALYAVGMQLEAGKLSLGRSTRRSKAHMTQAVTQLNNLMVDVRRFIAPLTQRTPAKLDFGQALEQLTASMTGADHTTPELDIKTPVLSFITPQLGEQLLSIAREALSNSMRHARASRRWVCLSLMDNTIRLVIGDDGVGFAPKRKRRTGHGLSNMAARARRLLATFALDSTPGLGTTITVDIPLKKGTVYE
- a CDS encoding response regulator transcription factor is translated as MKQPSTSIVLVDDHEMVRRGLRALLHLEPDMTIVGEAGTIADGVAIVERLNPQMVLLDVKLPDASVTEACRRLLAVAPKLRILVLTSYAEDTTVMAAVQNGAHGYVLKDVRMDDLIRAIRTVATGQGYLDPRVTQQALHWIRTSSHLGVTPQGVSRLSPQERLILPLLAEGKTNKEIAVQLRLSDKTVKNYLANIFDKLHVKRRTEAVAWFMKETHVPGAARSPKF